A region of Vitis riparia cultivar Riparia Gloire de Montpellier isolate 1030 chromosome 12, EGFV_Vit.rip_1.0, whole genome shotgun sequence DNA encodes the following proteins:
- the LOC117925793 gene encoding probable WRKY transcription factor 20, with product MGTSMEGVQDDVASDKLQQRQSLNAGVNASQSVQEVTDPIIPEKGSEAELNPSFAASSSQVDMGTSGEGAADNVASNKLQQRQIPDTGVHASQSHQEAIMPSIIPEKASEDGYNWRKYGQKHVKGNEFIRSYYRCTHPNCQVKKQLERSHDGQITDIIYFGKHDHPKLQVDLPLAVGLVVPVQEVRPKEPSSTLVEEKSLDGDGQTSCQIEPVDAPQPAIAVSDDCADRAIAVWSRTRDETDNDDDPDSKRQKKDINNVDATPTDKPSGEPRIVVQTVSEVDIVNDGYRWRKYGQKLVKGNTNPRSYYRCSNAGCPVKKHVERASHDPKMVITTYEGQHDHDMPPARTVTHNSAGPNTTTTDVNDESRAKSEQSDNVGLAIVPYICLGPENNKSNDQQTPSAEPVQT from the exons ATGGGTACTTCAATGGAAGGTGTTCAAGATGATGTTGCTTCTGATAAATTGCAGCAGAGGCAGAGCCTCAATGCAGGGGTTAATGCATCTCAATCTGTTCAAGAAGTGACTGATCCTATAATACCTGAGAAAGGATCAGAAGCGGAATTGAATCCATCTTTTGCTGCTTCAAGTTCACAAGTTGACATGGGTACTTCAGGGGAAGGTGCGGCAGATAATGTTGCTTCTAATAAATTGCAGCAGAGACAAATTCCTGATACAGGGGTCCATGCATCACAATCTCATCAAGAAGCAATCATGCCCTCCATCATACCTGAGAAGGCATCAGAAGATGGATACAATTGGCGAAAGTATGGGCAAAAGCATGTTAAAGGAAATGAGTTTATTCGTAGCTATTACAGATGTACACATCCTAACTGCCAAGTGAAAAAGCAACTGGAACGCTCCCATGATGGGCAAATAactgatattatttattttggtaagCATGATCACCCTAAACTTCAAGTTGATCTTCCGTTGGCTGTTGGCCTTGTTGTCCCTGTCCAAGAAGTAAGACCAAAGGAGCCATCATCAACTCTCGTGGAAG aaaaatctttGGATGGGGATGGCCAGACATCTTGTCAAATTGAGCCAGTGGATGCCCCCCAACCTGCTATTGCAGTCAGTGATGATTGTGCGGATCGTGCTATTGCTGTATGGAGCAGGACAAGAGATGAGactgataatgatgatgatccTGACTCAAAAAGACA GAAGAAAGACATTAATAATGTCGATGCCACTCCGACCGATAAGCCAAGTGGTGAACCGCGCATTGTTGTTCAGACTGTGAGTGAGGTAGATATTGTGAATGATGGGTACCGCTGGCGGAAATATGGTCAGAAATTAGTGAAAGGCAATACAAATCCAAG GAGTTATTACAGGTGCTCAAATGCAGGATGTCCAGTAAAAAAGCATGTGGAGAGGGCATCTCATGATCCAAAAATGGTTATAACCACATATGAAGGACAACACGACCATGATATGCCTCCAGCAAGGACGGTTACCCATAATTCAGCAGGACCCAATACCACTACAACAGATGTGAATGACGAATCAAGAGCTAAATCAGAACAAAGCGACAATGTTGGCCTTGCAATAGTGCCCTATATATGTTTGGGGCCTGAGAATAATAAATCGAACGATCAACAAACTCCAAGTGCAGAACCTGTCCAGACCTAA
- the LOC117927160 gene encoding splicing factor ESS-2 homolog, translating to MLLSPGHSPRHLSSPSPSLSEKPQKNPNSSSVLNVSANPRKEVTVLDEDTYVAAIEKIVERDFFPDIPKLRDRLEWLEAVRSGDPLRIRDVQLKIRDRRGRKALNCAETERNRSRTPGSTFTRTFTPFELDKTPDVSNRESSVAGESADDDSEALPLSLDQFFRRYTSEDNESFSKILEKANRKRKERYEFLTEGEKEDVKLIEDVKRDRITDGYGTSDQPPSTLDGWKYTAKNLLMYHPADRGEAPLTEEERAERLKGLTKEVNLTNTRFHGKLMDSRPKDEDTVAVLYTPIPGATPVPLSLSEREGDKSKKYDLEDLRKTPNPFYVESRKRADNGYSYVKTPSPAPGVDESPFITWGEIEGTPLRLEPEDTPIGIGGSGDGPHFKIPCPPSRDLKAHSLSREAARKLRERSKMFQKPPLPSPVRGGSASPSVRTLSHAAQKFVRNAIAKSSCSVDESLRASYRGASPGISTPKSGRSMSRFGRDGSTSTRSPSVREGSNPPW from the coding sequence ATGCTTCTATCTCCGGGCCACTCTCCTCGGCACCTTTCTTCGCCTTCGCCTTCTCTCTCAGAGAAGCCTCAGAAAAACCCTAATTCTTCTTCTGTTTTAAACGTTTCTGCGAACCCTAGGAAGGAAGTAACAGTTCTCGATGAGGATACGTACGTGGCCGCAATCGAGAAGATCGTTGAGCGCGACTTCTTCCCCGACATTCCGAAGCTTCGCGACCGCCTCGAGTGGCTGGAGGCTGTTAGGTCCGGTGACCCTCTTCGAATTCGTGATGTTCAGTTGAAGATCAGGGATCGGCGGGGCCGGAAGGCGTTGAACTGTGCAGAAACGGAGAGGAACAGATCGCGAACACCTGGTTCGACTTTTACTAGAACTTTTACTCCTTTTGAATTGGATAAAACTCCTGATGTTTCGAATAGAGAGTCGTCTGTTGCTGGGGAGAGTGCAGATGATGATTCTGAGGCTTTGCCGTTATCCCTCGATCAGTTTTTCAGGAGGTATACTAGTGAGGATAATGAGAGTTTTTCGAAAATTTTGGAGAAGGCTAATAGGAAGAGGAAGGAGAGGTATGAGTTTTTGACGGAGGGTGAAAAGGAGGATGTGAAATTGATCGAGGATGTGAAGAGGGATCGGATTACAGACGGGTATGGGACTTCGGATCAGCCGCCGAGTACTTTGGATGGGTGGAAATATACAGCAAAGAATTTGTTGATGTATCATCCTGCTGACCGAGGTGAGGCCCCATTGACCGAGGAGGAACGGGCAGAAAGGCTTAAAGGTTTGACAAAGGAAGTTAACCTCACAAACACTAGGTTTCATGGTAAATTGATGGATTCTAGGCCGAAAGATGAGGATACTGTTGCAGTATTGTATACCCCCATTCCAGGTGCTACTCCTGTACCATTATCATTGTCAGAGAGGGAAGGGGATAAGTCTAAGAAGTATGATTTAGAGGATTTGAGGAAGACGCCGAATCCATTTTATGTGGAATCTAGAAAGAGAGCAGATAATGGGTATAGTTATGTGAAAACGCCCTCACCTGCACCAGGTGTGGATGAATCACCATTCATTACATGGGGAGAAATAGAAGGGACGCCATTGAGGCTGGAGCCCGAGGACACACCAATTGGTATTGGCGGTAGTGGTGATGGTCCCCATTTTAAGATTCCATGTCCTCCTTCTAGAGATTTGAAGGCACATTCATTGTCAAGGGAGGCTGCTCGGAAATTGAGGGAGAGGTCTAAGATGTTTCAGAAGCCACCATTGCCATCGCCAGTTCGAGGGGGAAGTGCAAGTCCTAGTGTAAGAACGCTTTCTCATGCAGCCCAGAAGTTTGTGAGGAATGCAATTGCCAAGTCATCATGCTCAGTTGATGAATCCCTTCGTGCTAGTTACCGAGGTGCAAGCCCCGGTATCAGTACTCCAAAAAGTGGAAGGAGTATGTCGAGGTTCGGAAGAGATGGGAGCACAAGTACCAGGTCACCCTCTGTAAGAGAGGGTTCTAATCCTCCTTGGTGA
- the LOC117925792 gene encoding scarecrow-like transcription factor PAT1, protein MQASQQHRSSGMSNRLYYLPPQEAEAHCLPQFQSFDHQLCYNDGSQGTNFSFQGSSERYCTLESSSATGSYAIYNSPSTVSFSPNGSPNSQQDSQSYPSDPHHSPDNTYGSPMSASCITDDVSDLKHKLRELETVMLGPDSDIINSYDSTFTPNKSSLEMDSWRDTMEMISGGDLKQILVACAKSVSDNDLLMAQWLMDELRQMVSVSGEPIQRLGAYMLEGLVARLASSGSSIYKALRCKEPASADLLSYMHILYEVCPYFKFGYMSANGAIAEAMKDENRVHIIDFQIGQGSQWITLIQAFSARPGGPPHIRITGIDDSTSAYARGGGLNIVGQRLSRLAESVKVPFEFHAADMSGCEVQLENLGVRPGEALAVNFAFMLHHMPDESVSTQNHRDRLLRLVKSLSPKVVTLVEQESNTNTAAFFPRFLETLNYYTAMFESIDVTLPREHKKRISVEQHCLARDVVNIIACEGVERVERHELLGKWRLRFAMAGFTPYPLSSLVNATIKRLLENYSDKYRLEEREGALYLGWMDRDLVASCAWK, encoded by the coding sequence ATGCAAGCATCTCAGCAGCATAGAAGTTCAGGCATGTCTAACAGGTTGTATTACCTACCTCCGCAAGAGGCTGAGGCCCATTGCTTGCCTCAGTTCCAGAGTTTTGACCACCAGCTGTGCTACAACGATGGCAGCCAAGGAACCAACTTCTCCTTTCAGGGTTCCAGTGAGCGTTACTGTACTCTGGAGTCATCGTCTGCCACTGGCAGTTATGCCATTTACAACTCCCCATCTACTGTTAGTTTTTCCCCCAATGGAAGTCCCAACTCCCAGCAAGATTCTCAGTCGTATCCGTCTGATCCTCACCATTCCCCCGACAACACCTACGGCTCTCCTATGAGTGCATCCTGTATTACTGATGATGTGAGCGACCTGAAGCACAAGCTGAGAGAATTGGAGACTGTAATGCTGGGGCCTGATTCTGATATCATCAATAGCTATGACAGTACCTTCACCCCCAACAAGTCTTCACTGGAGATGGATAGCTGGAGAGATACAATGGAGATGATCTCTGGAGGGGACTTGAAACAGATTCTTGTAGCCTGCGCAAAGTCGGTATCAGATAATGATCTGCTGATGGCCCAATGGCTGATGGATGAGTTGCGGCAGATGGTGTCGGTCTCTGGTGAACCGATCCAAAGGCTGGGAGCCTACATGTTGGAAGGGCTTGTAGCACGGCTGGCCTCCTCCGGGAGTTCCATCTACAAAGCTCTGAGATGCAAAGAACCGGCCAGCGCTGACCTTCTCTCGTATATGCACATTCTGTATGAGGTCTGCCCCTACTTCAAGTTCGGATACATGTCTGCGAATGGTGCCATTGCagaagccatgaaggatgaaaaCAGGGTTCATATTATCGACTTCCAGATTGGTCAGGGGAGCCAATGGATTACTCTAATCCAGGCCTTTTCAGCTCGGCCTGGGGGGCCACCCCACATCCGCATAACAGGTATCGATGATTCAACATCTGCTTATGCCCGTGGCGGGGGACTCAACATTGTGGGACAAAGGCTATCCAGGCTTGCTGAGTCAGTCAAAGTTCCATTCGAGTTCCATGCAGCAGACATGTCCGGCTGTGAAGTCCAGCTGGAAAATCTCGGGGTTCGACCAGGTGAAGCGTTGGCGGTGAATTTTGCCTTCATGCTGCATCACATGCCGGATGAGAGTGTCAGCACCCAGAATCACCGGGACAGGCTACTGAGGCTGGTCAAGAGCTTATCTCCCAAGGTGGTCACCCTCGTCGAGCAAGAATCAAACACAAATACCGCTGCATTCTTCCCCAGGTTCCTTGAGACATTGAATTATTATACAGCCATGTTCGAATCAATTGACGTGACTCTTCCAAGGGAGCATAAGAAGCGGATAAGCGTCGAGCAACACTGCCTGGCAAGGGATGTTGTTAACATAATCGCATGCGAGGGGGTTGAGAGGGTGGAGCGCCATGAACTTCTCGGAAAATGGAGGTTGAGGTTTGCAATGGCGGGGTTTACTCCATACCCATTAAGCTCCCTGGTGAACGCCACCATTAAAAGACTTCTAGAAAACTACAGTGACAAGTATAGGCTCGAGGAGAGGGAAGGAGCGCTCTATCTTGGCTGGATGGACAGAGATTTGGTTGCGTCGTGTGCGTGGAAGTAG